The following are encoded in a window of Acidobacteriota bacterium genomic DNA:
- a CDS encoding DNA alkylation repair protein has translation MTVSQVLALLDAERDERGMRNWEKLGSSTAGMRSYGLGLTRLRKLAKRIGRNRELAHALWQTDVYDARVIALLVDDPVRITREQAEQQVEEVAGGMLAHVFASCDATLAKTSFVVELADEWVRSGDPVRRECGYGLLYEMSKFSGKKAPSEEFFLAHVERIADTIGTESEKVRLSMGAALMGIGKRSAVLNQAALRVARDVGPIEFTSASGACEPFDVVKHLTTDRLRERLGV, from the coding sequence ATGACCGTTTCCCAAGTCCTCGCGCTGCTCGACGCCGAACGCGACGAGCGGGGCATGCGCAACTGGGAGAAGCTGGGATCGAGCACCGCGGGGATGAGGAGTTACGGGCTCGGGCTCACGCGACTGCGCAAGCTGGCCAAACGGATTGGGCGCAACCGGGAGCTCGCGCACGCGCTCTGGCAGACCGACGTCTACGACGCCAGAGTGATCGCACTTCTCGTGGACGACCCCGTGCGCATCACCCGCGAGCAGGCCGAACAACAGGTCGAGGAGGTGGCCGGCGGCATGCTGGCGCACGTGTTCGCTTCCTGCGACGCGACGCTCGCGAAGACGTCATTCGTGGTCGAGCTTGCCGACGAGTGGGTCCGGAGCGGCGACCCCGTACGCCGCGAGTGCGGCTACGGGCTGCTCTATGAGATGTCGAAGTTCTCCGGCAAGAAAGCGCCGAGCGAGGAGTTCTTCCTTGCCCATGTCGAGCGCATCGCGGACACGATCGGGACCGAGTCGGAGAAGGTCCGCCTGTCGATGGGCGCGGCGCTCATGGGGATCGGCAAGCGGAGCGCGGTGTTGAACCAGGCGGCGCTGAGGGTTGCGCGGGATGTGGGGCCGATCGAGTTCACCTCGGCCAGTGGCGCGTGCGAGCCGTTCGACGTCGTGAAGCACCTGACCACCGACCGGCTGCGGGAGAGGCTGGGGGTGTAG
- a CDS encoding PIN domain-containing protein, whose product MAALLDVNVLVAIVVPEHEHHGVALGWYTSEANQTWATCAVTELGVVRVCAQLPGGAWPPERTADQLLLLTADGRVHEFWPDASSPTVMPEVRTAQTGKQITDRYLLGLARRHGGKLVTFDGGIAAVGGDDVIQLLPLAPLE is encoded by the coding sequence GTGGCTGCACTGCTCGACGTCAACGTGCTGGTCGCGATTGTCGTGCCCGAGCACGAGCATCACGGCGTCGCACTGGGGTGGTACACGTCCGAAGCGAATCAGACTTGGGCCACCTGCGCAGTGACTGAGCTCGGTGTCGTTCGTGTCTGTGCGCAGCTGCCCGGCGGCGCCTGGCCGCCCGAGCGGACGGCGGATCAACTGCTGCTTCTCACTGCCGACGGACGAGTACACGAATTCTGGCCAGACGCGTCGTCTCCGACCGTGATGCCCGAGGTGCGCACCGCGCAGACCGGCAAGCAGATTACCGACCGCTACCTCCTCGGACTGGCCAGACGCCACGGCGGAAAGCTCGTGACATTCGACGGCGGCATCGCGGCGGTCGGCGGTGATGACGTCATTCAACTGCTGCCCCTGGCTCCCTTGGAGTAG
- a CDS encoding M28 family peptidase: protein MPSTRRHRPILVLLILTAVTAAALGAQQALLPEPVRAAADRISAAQLEQDLAYFASDELLGRNTPSPGFDLAADYIIRRLERAGVKPFGDHGGYRQHYEMHETRIDTDGAYLEISGRRFALREGFALRSFAGPVAGARAVVYVGHGWTVPDRGIDPYAGLDVRGKLLLVHGPGALPKDADVRMIGRVSVGGETAFAEAERRGAAGILFITRESDLARWDTLRTANTVRRELEPSVPSAYAALPVTSALLSPEVIDALFEGERVSGPAMRKRGETADYAPSFELKAPATLHVPVASTTVHRPYNVVAMLEGSDPVLKHEYITIEAHLDGAVGTREVDGDGIYNSADDNASGSAALLSIAEHMMTAPRPKRSLLFIWDSGEEQGLWGTRWFVHAPPVPLTQVVAHVNIDMIGASRRPGSADEASKDVTEPGEVFLIGPGVLSPQVDARLERVNAEYLKLRFNRAHDRADSEFLYPRTDAGPFLERGILTIGFTTGIHDRYHLPADEARHLDPKQIEGIARTVLASAWALADADDRPRIEGPLPPSVLRVP, encoded by the coding sequence ATGCCATCCACGCGACGACACCGCCCCATCCTCGTCCTGTTGATTCTGACCGCGGTGACCGCCGCCGCGCTCGGCGCGCAGCAGGCTCTGCTGCCCGAGCCCGTGCGGGCCGCGGCCGATCGCATCTCCGCCGCGCAGCTCGAGCAGGACCTGGCCTACTTCGCCTCCGACGAGCTGCTCGGGCGCAACACGCCGTCGCCGGGCTTCGACCTCGCCGCCGACTACATCATCCGGCGGCTCGAGCGCGCCGGCGTGAAACCGTTCGGCGACCACGGAGGCTACCGCCAGCACTACGAGATGCACGAGACACGCATCGACACCGACGGGGCGTATCTCGAGATCAGCGGCCGGCGGTTCGCCCTCCGCGAAGGCTTCGCGCTGCGATCGTTCGCGGGCCCGGTCGCCGGCGCCCGGGCGGTGGTGTACGTGGGCCACGGTTGGACGGTGCCCGATCGCGGAATCGACCCGTACGCCGGCCTCGACGTGCGAGGCAAACTCCTGCTCGTGCACGGGCCGGGCGCGCTGCCGAAGGATGCCGACGTGAGGATGATCGGGCGCGTCAGCGTGGGCGGCGAGACGGCCTTCGCCGAAGCCGAACGACGCGGCGCGGCGGGCATCCTCTTCATCACCCGCGAGAGCGACCTCGCGCGCTGGGACACCCTGCGCACCGCGAACACCGTACGTCGCGAGCTCGAGCCTTCGGTCCCGTCGGCCTACGCCGCACTGCCCGTGACGTCGGCTCTGCTGTCGCCCGAGGTCATCGACGCGCTGTTCGAGGGCGAACGAGTCAGCGGCCCCGCGATGCGGAAGCGCGGCGAGACCGCCGACTACGCACCCTCGTTCGAGCTGAAGGCCCCGGCCACCCTGCACGTACCGGTCGCTTCGACGACGGTGCATCGCCCCTACAACGTCGTCGCCATGCTCGAAGGCAGCGACCCCGTTCTGAAGCACGAGTACATCACGATCGAGGCGCACCTCGACGGCGCGGTCGGCACACGCGAGGTCGACGGCGACGGCATCTACAACTCGGCCGACGACAACGCCTCGGGCAGCGCCGCGCTGCTCTCGATTGCCGAGCACATGATGACGGCTCCCCGCCCCAAGCGATCGCTCCTCTTCATCTGGGACAGCGGCGAGGAGCAGGGCCTCTGGGGCACGCGCTGGTTCGTGCACGCGCCACCGGTGCCGCTTACGCAGGTCGTCGCGCACGTCAACATCGACATGATCGGTGCGAGCCGCCGGCCCGGATCGGCCGACGAGGCCTCCAAGGACGTCACCGAGCCGGGCGAGGTCTTCCTCATCGGCCCGGGCGTGCTCAGCCCGCAGGTCGACGCGCGGCTCGAGCGCGTGAACGCGGAGTACCTGAAGCTGCGCTTCAACCGCGCGCACGACCGCGCGGACTCGGAGTTCCTCTACCCGCGAACCGACGCGGGCCCGTTTCTCGAACGCGGCATCCTGACGATCGGCTTCACGACGGGCATTCACGACCGCTACCACCTGCCCGCAGACGAGGCGCGCCACCTGGACCCGAAGCAGATCGAGGGCATCGCGCGCACGGTCCTCGCGAGCGCCTGGGCGCTGGCGGATGCCGACGACCGCCCCCGAATCGAGGGGCCTCTTCCGCCGTCCGTGCTCAGGGTCCCGTAG
- a CDS encoding aminotransferase class V-fold PLP-dependent enzyme, with amino-acid sequence MATNPDLLKRAADHAIAYLDTIADRHVGALATGDDLRRQLAVPLTEGGEPATAVVDALAQAGVLGTVATQGPRYFGFVVGGSVPAATAADWLVAAWDQNAGLFVLSPLVSVVEDVTAAWLKGLAGLPADWSTGFVTGCQAANFTALATARHHLLAQVGWDVETRGLNGAPDLHVVCSDESHYTIFNALKLLGLGAARLTRVATDDQGRMRADALARVLGALDGPTLVCAQAGNVNTGAFDPLDDIATITAGHGAWLHVDGAFGLWAAASRTRAHLVRGIERADSVATDAHKWLNVPYDSGVVFTAHPASHRRAMTLSAAYIVESAKERDPHEFVPEESRRGRAVPIYAALRVMGRQGVAELVDRCCALASRLADRLAADPRLEVLNDVVLNQVLVRVRGAGPDGATRAMVARVQEEGTCWASGTTWHGMSALRLSVSNYSTREHDIDRAADAIKRSL; translated from the coding sequence GTGGCCACGAATCCCGACCTGCTGAAGCGCGCGGCGGATCACGCCATCGCGTACCTGGACACCATTGCCGATCGTCACGTTGGCGCGCTCGCGACCGGCGACGACCTGCGGCGCCAGCTGGCCGTGCCGCTCACCGAGGGCGGCGAGCCGGCGACGGCCGTCGTCGACGCGCTGGCGCAGGCCGGGGTGCTCGGAACCGTCGCCACGCAGGGCCCACGCTATTTCGGCTTCGTCGTGGGTGGCAGCGTGCCCGCGGCGACGGCGGCCGACTGGCTGGTCGCGGCCTGGGACCAGAACGCCGGTCTGTTCGTGCTGTCGCCGCTCGTGTCGGTCGTCGAGGATGTCACGGCGGCGTGGCTGAAGGGCCTCGCCGGGCTGCCCGCGGACTGGAGCACGGGGTTCGTGACCGGGTGCCAGGCGGCGAACTTCACGGCGCTGGCGACGGCGCGGCACCACCTGCTCGCGCAGGTCGGCTGGGACGTCGAGACCAGGGGCCTGAATGGCGCGCCCGACCTGCACGTCGTCTGCAGCGACGAGTCGCACTACACGATCTTCAATGCGCTGAAGCTGCTCGGGCTCGGGGCGGCACGCCTGACGCGGGTCGCGACCGACGACCAGGGGCGGATGCGCGCCGACGCGCTCGCGCGCGTGCTCGGCGCGCTCGACGGCCCGACGCTCGTCTGCGCCCAGGCCGGCAACGTGAACACCGGCGCCTTCGACCCCCTCGACGACATCGCGACCATCACGGCGGGTCACGGCGCCTGGCTGCACGTCGACGGGGCGTTCGGTCTCTGGGCCGCCGCGAGCCGGACCCGGGCCCACCTCGTGCGCGGCATCGAGCGCGCCGACTCGGTGGCGACCGACGCGCACAAGTGGCTCAACGTGCCCTACGACAGCGGCGTCGTCTTCACCGCGCACCCGGCGTCGCATCGCCGGGCGATGACGCTCTCCGCGGCCTACATCGTCGAGTCGGCCAAGGAACGCGATCCTCACGAGTTCGTGCCCGAGGAGTCGCGGCGGGGTCGGGCCGTCCCGATCTACGCCGCCCTGCGCGTCATGGGACGCCAGGGCGTGGCCGAGCTCGTGGATCGGTGCTGCGCGCTCGCCTCGCGCCTGGCCGATCGCCTCGCTGCCGATCCCAGGCTGGAGGTGCTGAACGACGTGGTGCTCAACCAGGTGCTCGTTCGCGTCCGCGGCGCCGGTCCGGACGGCGCCACGCGCGCGATGGTCGCTCGCGTCCAGGAGGAGGGCACCTGTTGGGCCAGCGGCACGACGTGGCACGGCATGTCGGCCCTGCGCCTCTCGGTCAGCAACTACTCCACACGCGAACACGATATCGACCGGGCCGCAGATGCGATCAAGAGGAGCCTCTGA
- a CDS encoding HigA family addiction module antidote protein — protein sequence MAKNRPRPPVHPGKILKEDLMTPLGLSINRLARDLRVPVTRMSEIVNGRRSITADTALRLARYFSTTAEFWVNLQGAYDLDVATRASAERIKRDVQPRESA from the coding sequence ATGGCGAAGAATCGCCCACGGCCGCCGGTGCATCCCGGCAAGATCCTGAAGGAGGATCTCATGACGCCGCTCGGGCTGAGCATCAACCGGTTGGCTCGCGATCTGCGGGTGCCAGTCACGCGCATGAGCGAGATCGTGAACGGACGGCGCAGCATCACTGCCGATACGGCGCTGCGTCTGGCGCGCTACTTCTCGACGACCGCGGAGTTCTGGGTAAACCTGCAGGGCGCGTACGACCTCGATGTCGCGACGCGCGCTTCCGCCGAGCGGATCAAGCGCGACGTGCAGCCACGAGAGTCGGCGTAG
- a CDS encoding methyltransferase domain-containing protein, producing MRTARLGLGTTVPVLFLTSLLWAGQPTPASPGTLPTDTPQAARDDHPRPDPSRIHRFDRQEIRLEDFAADGYVLDIGGGGEGVIGQLKPRQVVAIDLSARELLGAPAGPLKIVMDATDLKFLDATFQTATTFFTLMYMNETDQARALNELHRVLVPGGRLLVWDLVLPARFDPVKDIAVVPLTIHLPDRQIETGYGTFFPKEPHGVAYFRDLAAHAGFEIVGERATDRIFFLELRKPEVKAAVPN from the coding sequence ATGCGAACCGCACGGCTCGGTCTGGGGACGACAGTCCCCGTCCTGTTCCTTACTTCGCTTCTCTGGGCGGGGCAACCAACGCCGGCTTCACCCGGGACGTTGCCGACCGACACGCCGCAGGCCGCGCGCGACGACCACCCGCGACCCGATCCCTCCAGGATTCATCGCTTCGATCGCCAGGAGATCCGGCTCGAGGACTTCGCGGCCGACGGCTACGTGCTCGACATCGGCGGTGGAGGCGAGGGGGTCATCGGGCAGCTCAAGCCTCGACAGGTCGTGGCCATCGACCTGAGCGCCCGTGAGCTGCTCGGCGCGCCGGCGGGTCCGCTGAAAATCGTCATGGACGCCACCGACCTCAAGTTCCTGGACGCCACGTTCCAGACGGCGACGACGTTCTTCACGCTGATGTACATGAACGAGACCGATCAGGCGCGCGCGCTGAACGAGCTTCACCGCGTGCTGGTTCCAGGAGGCCGCCTGCTCGTGTGGGACCTCGTCCTGCCGGCCCGCTTCGATCCGGTCAAGGACATCGCCGTCGTCCCCTTGACGATTCACCTGCCGGATCGGCAGATCGAGACGGGCTACGGCACGTTCTTCCCGAAGGAACCCCACGGCGTCGCGTACTTTCGCGACCTGGCCGCACACGCGGGGTTCGAGATCGTGGGCGAGCGAGCGACGGATCGAATCTTCTTCCTGGAGCTGCGCAAGCCCGAGGTGAAGGCCGCGGTTCCGAACTGA
- a CDS encoding FAD-binding protein, protein MASGGRKPSSVSRRRFLRRAAAVGAGAVAFDRLGGPAGATSDQPAPAGESARTDTVPSGRFTTFSTDVLIIGAGAAGVEAAIAAASAGADVIIVDKKRFGRCGDSGHISGGFMTSSWMGLDGDSPERQLEDAVASGEGLVDQELGLAVLQAYADDQVMLKSENYGNLHHRNPATGEPLITRAGSARRQWNGYKLFNHAYEALRLGCKVLDYCMTTTLLAAEDGTVAGATVLDFHTGEFFVIRAKATIMATGGDCQLFGAGTIVARHGGGCYGLTGDGHAMAARVGVEFRDLEFRSMYTRGGPVYPTAIGNFLNFGTHSTVGPDGYTDRHGAKLMGDVPRSELTLRRVVYEVEKMLAEGRGGPHGGYFAPVEYESHLKQWGFFMDDWRALQRIWEQNGLDLGRIEQHFVHTYDFGGIVTNARGEAGPRGLYAAGECAMHAGGGYGVFRMFSSCLVTGRWSGRNAAERARTLEIPPVDWARVDEESRRTTGMLERTPPDPLRVHAVRHHVQDAAWQGAGAWRSEKKCRAALAALDRIERDELPRMSVADKSRVCNLEWFEALETVNMIVMARLDTLAALTRTESRGTHLRNEFPDADDDRWLQNVYLKQVDGTITATTKPVVATKFQPARGRRPQGGGTLPEE, encoded by the coding sequence ATGGCATCTGGTGGTCGGAAGCCGTCGTCGGTGTCGCGGCGCCGTTTCCTTCGCCGCGCGGCCGCCGTCGGGGCCGGCGCGGTGGCCTTCGACAGGCTGGGAGGACCGGCCGGCGCCACGAGCGATCAGCCGGCGCCCGCCGGTGAATCGGCACGCACGGACACCGTGCCTTCCGGCCGGTTCACCACCTTCTCCACCGATGTCCTGATCATCGGCGCCGGCGCCGCCGGCGTCGAGGCCGCCATCGCCGCCGCGAGCGCGGGCGCCGACGTCATCATTGTCGACAAGAAGCGGTTCGGCCGGTGCGGCGACTCGGGCCACATCAGCGGCGGCTTCATGACGTCGAGCTGGATGGGCCTCGACGGCGACAGCCCGGAGCGGCAACTCGAGGACGCCGTCGCCTCGGGCGAAGGGCTCGTCGACCAGGAGCTCGGGCTCGCGGTGCTGCAGGCGTATGCCGACGACCAGGTGATGTTGAAGTCGGAGAACTACGGAAACCTCCATCACCGGAATCCCGCGACTGGCGAGCCCCTCATCACGCGCGCCGGCAGCGCGCGCCGCCAGTGGAACGGTTACAAGCTGTTCAACCACGCGTACGAGGCCCTGCGGCTCGGCTGCAAGGTGCTCGACTACTGCATGACGACGACGCTGCTCGCGGCCGAAGATGGCACGGTCGCGGGCGCCACGGTCCTCGATTTCCACACGGGCGAGTTCTTCGTCATCCGGGCCAAGGCGACCATCATGGCGACGGGCGGCGACTGCCAGCTCTTTGGCGCCGGCACCATCGTCGCGCGGCACGGCGGCGGATGCTACGGATTGACGGGCGACGGCCACGCGATGGCCGCGCGGGTGGGCGTCGAGTTCCGCGACCTCGAGTTCCGGTCGATGTACACCCGCGGCGGCCCCGTCTACCCGACGGCCATCGGCAACTTCCTCAACTTCGGCACGCACTCCACCGTTGGTCCCGATGGCTACACGGACAGGCACGGAGCGAAGCTCATGGGAGACGTCCCCCGAAGCGAGCTGACGCTGCGGCGTGTCGTCTACGAAGTGGAGAAGATGCTCGCGGAGGGTCGCGGCGGCCCGCACGGCGGCTACTTCGCGCCCGTGGAGTACGAGAGCCACCTGAAGCAGTGGGGCTTCTTCATGGACGACTGGCGGGCCCTGCAACGCATCTGGGAGCAGAACGGGCTCGACCTCGGCCGGATCGAGCAGCACTTCGTCCACACCTACGACTTCGGCGGAATCGTGACCAACGCCCGCGGAGAGGCGGGGCCACGCGGGCTGTACGCGGCCGGCGAGTGCGCCATGCACGCCGGCGGCGGCTACGGCGTCTTCCGGATGTTCTCGTCGTGCCTGGTGACCGGGCGGTGGTCGGGCCGGAACGCCGCGGAGCGGGCCAGGACGCTGGAGATCCCGCCAGTCGACTGGGCGCGCGTCGACGAGGAGTCCCGGCGCACGACCGGCATGCTCGAACGAACGCCGCCCGACCCCCTGCGGGTCCACGCCGTCAGGCACCACGTGCAGGACGCGGCCTGGCAGGGTGCGGGTGCCTGGCGGAGCGAGAAGAAGTGTCGCGCGGCGCTGGCGGCGCTCGACCGGATCGAGCGCGACGAGCTGCCGCGCATGTCGGTGGCCGACAAGTCGCGCGTGTGCAACCTCGAGTGGTTCGAGGCGCTCGAGACGGTCAACATGATCGTGATGGCCAGGCTCGACACGCTCGCCGCGCTCACCCGCACCGAGAGCCGGGGCACGCACCTCAGGAACGAGTTCCCTGACGCGGACGACGATCGCTGGCTGCAGAACGTGTACCTCAAGCAGGTCGACGGGACGATCACCGCGACAACGAAGCCCGTCGTCGCGACGAAGTTCCAGCCAGCC
- a CDS encoding tetratricopeptide repeat protein: protein MRQRILCGARLVVLTIAAAMSVHAQPAPDWEQTRKQALELLLDRKYAEAIGLLEGAVRQAPTSADAHYELASANELAALELALSEPAATAERQKLLEAADTHFRRALDLSADPDLRLLLQMKLVSLYDADALNRPADAEPLARQLVAARPETPLWHEKLARVLLRLDRAADAARVLREARVKVLADERLRLATATTQLLIDFEQFSHADTRELTDAALAECDAAIAREPDERDHYLTRGAILQLQLNRLPLSPEERTALDAVATSNFDRFMALHPDRLSGQMTEAPPAPAAEPWAAALEAVEEAANAGRTADADTALAAAGSAHGAEPLFWRDLAMLENRRGRVDEAIAALVRWTELEPTNPESHHTLATFYWDASRDQQAAAARTRELARSGLAAVDRALALNPDYMEATVYRALLLDVLASVESDPARKASLVAEAEAARQKAADLRQKRASEIR from the coding sequence ATGAGGCAACGGATCCTGTGCGGTGCCCGGCTCGTGGTTCTCACCATCGCCGCCGCGATGTCGGTGCACGCCCAGCCTGCACCGGATTGGGAGCAGACGAGGAAGCAGGCCCTCGAGCTGCTCCTCGACCGCAAGTACGCCGAAGCGATAGGGCTGCTCGAGGGCGCCGTCAGGCAGGCCCCCACGTCGGCCGACGCCCACTACGAGCTGGCGAGCGCGAACGAGCTCGCCGCGCTCGAGCTCGCCTTGAGCGAGCCCGCGGCGACGGCTGAGCGGCAGAAGCTGCTGGAAGCGGCCGACACGCACTTCCGCCGCGCGCTCGACCTCTCGGCCGATCCCGACCTCCGTCTCCTCTTGCAGATGAAGCTCGTCTCGCTCTACGACGCGGACGCGCTGAACCGCCCCGCGGACGCGGAGCCGCTCGCACGGCAGCTCGTCGCCGCCCGTCCGGAAACACCCCTGTGGCACGAGAAGCTCGCGCGGGTGCTGCTTCGGCTCGACCGCGCGGCCGACGCGGCCCGGGTGCTCCGCGAGGCCCGCGTCAAGGTCCTGGCCGACGAGCGCCTCCGCCTGGCAACCGCGACGACGCAGCTGCTCATCGACTTCGAGCAGTTCTCGCACGCCGACACCCGCGAGCTCACCGACGCCGCCCTGGCCGAATGCGACGCCGCCATCGCAAGGGAGCCGGACGAGCGAGACCACTACCTCACGCGCGGCGCGATCCTGCAGCTGCAGTTGAACCGGCTGCCCCTCTCCCCTGAAGAACGCACGGCGCTCGACGCGGTGGCGACGAGCAACTTCGACCGCTTCATGGCGTTGCACCCGGATCGGCTGAGCGGGCAGATGACGGAGGCCCCGCCCGCGCCCGCCGCGGAGCCCTGGGCCGCCGCCCTCGAGGCCGTCGAGGAAGCGGCCAACGCGGGCCGCACCGCAGACGCGGACACGGCGCTGGCGGCGGCCGGAAGCGCCCACGGCGCCGAGCCACTCTTCTGGCGGGACCTCGCGATGCTCGAGAACCGCCGCGGCCGCGTCGACGAGGCGATCGCGGCGCTCGTCCGGTGGACCGAGCTCGAGCCGACCAACCCCGAGAGCCACCACACGCTCGCCACCTTCTACTGGGACGCCTCGCGCGACCAGCAGGCCGCCGCGGCCCGCACGCGGGAGCTCGCGCGGTCGGGCCTCGCGGCGGTCGACCGGGCGCTGGCGTTGAACCCCGACTACATGGAGGCCACGGTCTATCGCGCCCTGCTGCTCGACGTGCTCGCGTCGGTCGAGTCCGACCCGGCGCGCAAGGCGAGCCTCGTGGCGGAGGCGGAAGCCGCGCGACAAAAGGCGGCCGACCTGCGCCAGAAGCGCGCGTCGGAGATCCGGTGA
- a CDS encoding ester cyclase: VCHVTGRHDGDGIGKATARPVDFWGTTVARVKDGKIVEGWNAFDFLTMYQQIGWVKSPVVGE; the protein is encoded by the coding sequence CGTGTGCCATGTGACGGGCCGGCACGACGGCGACGGCATCGGCAAGGCCACAGCACGGCCGGTGGATTTCTGGGGCACGACCGTCGCCCGCGTCAAAGACGGGAAGATCGTCGAAGGCTGGAACGCGTTCGACTTCTTGACGATGTACCAGCAGATCGGGTGGGTGAAGTCGCCGGTGGTCGGCGAATAG